The Cellulophaga sp. L1A9 genome window below encodes:
- the rpmG gene encoding 50S ribosomal protein L33 codes for MAKKGNRIQVILECTEHKESGQPGTSRYITTKNKKNTPDRIELKKFNPILKKMTVHKEIK; via the coding sequence ATGGCTAAGAAAGGCAATAGAATCCAAGTGATTTTGGAATGTACAGAGCATAAGGAATCAGGACAACCTGGTACTTCAAGATACATTACAACAAAAAACAAGAAGAACACTCCTGATAGAATTGAGCTTAAGAAATTCAATCCAATTCTAAAGAAAATGACTGTTCATAAAGAAATTAAGTAA
- the recR gene encoding recombination mediator RecR, which translates to MEFSSKLLENAVYEISQLPGIGKRTALRLALHLLKQPEEQTSHLTSALEKLRKQIKFCSNCHNISDVALCEICANTKRDATVICVVEDVRDVMAIENTGQFRGLYHVLGGKISPMECVGPQDLTIVSLVDKVKKGGVSELIFALSSTMEGDTTNFYIFKQIEGAAIKTSTIARGIAVGDELEYADEITLGRSILNRIPFENSMKA; encoded by the coding sequence ATGGAATTTTCTTCAAAATTATTGGAAAATGCAGTTTATGAAATTTCACAATTGCCAGGGATCGGAAAGCGAACGGCATTGCGTTTGGCATTGCATTTATTAAAACAACCAGAAGAGCAAACATCACATTTAACAAGTGCATTAGAAAAGTTAAGAAAGCAGATAAAATTTTGCTCCAACTGTCATAATATATCTGATGTTGCGCTTTGTGAAATATGTGCAAATACCAAAAGAGATGCTACAGTAATCTGTGTAGTGGAAGATGTTAGGGATGTTATGGCTATAGAGAATACAGGACAGTTTAGGGGCTTGTATCATGTTTTGGGTGGTAAAATTTCACCGATGGAATGTGTAGGTCCTCAAGACTTGACCATTGTTTCATTGGTTGATAAAGTAAAGAAAGGTGGCGTAAGTGAACTTATCTTTGCGCTAAGTTCTACCATGGAAGGGGATACTACTAATTTTTATATCTTTAAGCAAATAGAAGGAGCGGCTATAAAAACATCTACTATTGCTAGAGGAATTGCTGTGGGTGATGAACTGGAATATGCAGACGAAATTACCTTGGGACGTAGTATTTTAAACCGAATTCCATTCGAAAACTCTATGAAAGCATAA
- a CDS encoding competence/damage-inducible protein A, with the protein MNAEIITIGDEILIGQIVDTNSAFIGKEFNKIGVSIYQITSVQDDKKHILQALKDAESRVDIVLITGGLGPTKDDITKHTLCEYFEDHLVQNDMVLVHIKELFQKYLSTAPLLQVNIDQALVPSTATVLQNANGTAPGMWMTKNNTVFVSLPGVPFEMKHLILEEVIPKIQKEFKRPFILHKTIITYGIGESALADRISDWESALPSSIKLAYLPSLGKVRLRLSSKGPVKEIVEGIMAQEIRKLYGLIDDVVYGEEDDETIEAVIAKLLTSKKMSLSTAESFTGGTIAELITAMPGASAYFKGSVVSYATEAKINVLKVSKEVIEMHSVVSAQVAEAMAINVREILKTDFSIATTGNAGPSKGDSDKEVGTVFIAIATPKGVYSEKFMMGSQRERVVQRSVNKALEMLQKEILKY; encoded by the coding sequence ATGAATGCAGAGATAATTACCATTGGTGACGAAATTCTTATCGGTCAGATAGTGGATACAAATTCGGCCTTTATAGGGAAGGAATTTAATAAAATTGGTGTTTCAATTTATCAGATTACATCTGTTCAAGATGATAAAAAGCACATTCTTCAAGCCTTAAAAGATGCAGAGTCACGCGTAGATATTGTTTTAATTACAGGTGGGTTAGGGCCTACTAAAGATGATATTACCAAGCATACTCTATGTGAATATTTTGAAGACCACCTGGTCCAGAATGATATGGTTTTAGTTCATATCAAAGAATTGTTTCAAAAATATCTATCCACTGCTCCTCTTTTGCAAGTAAATATTGATCAGGCTTTGGTGCCAAGTACGGCAACGGTCCTTCAAAATGCAAATGGTACAGCGCCTGGTATGTGGATGACAAAAAACAATACTGTATTTGTCTCGCTACCTGGGGTTCCTTTTGAAATGAAGCACCTTATTTTGGAAGAGGTTATTCCTAAAATTCAAAAAGAGTTTAAGAGGCCTTTTATTCTTCATAAAACAATAATTACCTATGGCATAGGAGAAAGTGCTCTGGCTGATCGTATTTCAGATTGGGAGAGTGCATTGCCTTCAAGTATTAAGCTAGCATACCTTCCAAGTTTAGGGAAAGTGCGTTTACGCTTAAGCAGTAAAGGACCTGTTAAGGAAATTGTGGAAGGTATTATGGCACAAGAAATTAGGAAGCTTTACGGTCTAATTGATGATGTTGTTTATGGTGAAGAAGATGATGAAACTATTGAAGCTGTAATTGCGAAATTATTAACTTCTAAAAAAATGTCATTGTCTACTGCTGAAAGTTTTACGGGAGGAACGATAGCGGAACTTATTACGGCCATGCCAGGTGCGTCTGCGTATTTCAAAGGAAGTGTGGTAAGTTATGCTACCGAAGCTAAGATTAACGTTTTAAAAGTCTCAAAAGAGGTTATTGAGATGCATTCGGTGGTAAGCGCTCAAGTAGCCGAAGCTATGGCAATTAATGTTCGGGAAATCCTAAAAACAGATTTTTCAATAGCTACTACGGGGAACGCTGGACCGTCAAAAGGAGACTCCGATAAGGAGGTTGGAACGGTGTTTATTGCAATCGCAACACCAAAAGGAGTGTATTCTGAGAAGTTTATGATGGGAAGTCAGCGAGAAAGGGTTGTGCAAAGGTCTGTAAATAAGGCACTTGAGATGCTGCAAAAAGAAATTTTAAAATATTAA
- a CDS encoding DUF4295 domain-containing protein → MAKKTVASLQTSSKRLTKAIKMIKSPKSGAYTFTESVMAPEEVSAWLTKK, encoded by the coding sequence ATGGCAAAGAAGACGGTAGCAAGTTTACAAACCAGTTCTAAAAGATTGACTAAGGCTATAAAAATGATTAAGTCACCTAAATCTGGTGCTTATACATTTACAGAATCAGTTATGGCACCTGAAGAGGTTAGTGCTTGGTTGACTAAAAAATAA
- a CDS encoding carboxypeptidase-like regulatory domain-containing protein, giving the protein MLRYFLLFILGLNLVTAQDIYFEGVVYDSKTEETIPFVNLSFLNTLKGTSSDEEGHFFMDLSSSFLEKQLHISSLGYKDTIVNAAQIFKAKRFDLVPESFELNEVVVSETLGNSDVLNPISSYSIKSGFSSSSTPWVLALYYPNIGQQKKYLDKVTIFFQNNSEFKREASKFRVRVYDVDKETKKPTKDLLRKSFVLEADVDRDYVSLDLSALQIQMPRAGVYIGLEWLFVPSNWYKNTGKHNITNALLVEDRFAPTFGGVYNKNQNFKVMVYGMGEWTDFVVKSKNKTGNLIPAVSLKLSKK; this is encoded by the coding sequence ATGTTGCGCTATTTTTTATTGTTTATTTTAGGTTTAAATCTGGTTACGGCGCAAGATATTTATTTTGAGGGTGTTGTTTATGATAGCAAAACAGAGGAGACAATTCCTTTTGTGAATTTAAGTTTTTTAAACACATTGAAAGGGACTTCCTCGGATGAAGAAGGTCATTTTTTTATGGATTTGTCTTCGTCATTCCTAGAGAAGCAGCTTCATATTTCCTCTTTAGGCTATAAAGATACGATTGTAAATGCTGCGCAGATTTTTAAAGCCAAGCGCTTTGATCTGGTTCCTGAATCATTTGAGCTTAACGAAGTTGTTGTTTCGGAGACTTTAGGGAATTCAGATGTGTTGAATCCAATAAGTAGTTATAGCATAAAAAGCGGATTCTCATCGTCATCAACCCCTTGGGTATTGGCTTTGTATTATCCTAATATAGGACAGCAAAAAAAATATCTAGATAAGGTTACTATATTTTTCCAGAACAATTCTGAATTTAAAAGAGAAGCTTCAAAATTTAGGGTGCGGGTTTATGATGTAGATAAGGAAACTAAAAAGCCGACTAAAGATTTGTTGCGAAAAAGTTTTGTTTTGGAGGCAGACGTGGATAGAGACTATGTTTCATTAGACTTATCTGCGCTTCAGATACAAATGCCTCGAGCTGGTGTTTATATAGGGTTAGAGTGGTTGTTTGTGCCAAGTAATTGGTATAAAAATACAGGAAAACATAATATTACGAATGCCTTGCTGGTTGAGGATAGATTTGCGCCTACTTTTGGTGGGGTTTACAATAAAAATCAGAACTTTAAAGTTATGGTATATGGTATGGGCGAATGGACAGATTTTGTAGTTAAATCTAAAAACAAAACAGGAAACCTTATACCCGCAGTGAGTTTAAAATTATCAAAAAAGTAA
- a CDS encoding CoA-binding protein → MQKTLVIGASLKSSRYSNVAIKKLTEKSIKTEAFGLKGGILYGVQIKTNFVDFQNIHTVTLYLNPKSQEEYYQKIINLNPKRVIFNPGTENPDFYTLLEKNNIEVEVACTLVLLATNQF, encoded by the coding sequence ATGCAAAAAACTCTCGTAATAGGCGCTTCGTTAAAATCAAGCAGATATAGTAATGTAGCTATAAAAAAACTAACAGAAAAATCCATTAAAACAGAAGCTTTTGGCTTAAAAGGAGGTATTCTTTACGGAGTGCAAATTAAGACTAATTTTGTCGATTTTCAAAATATACACACGGTTACTTTGTATTTAAATCCAAAATCCCAAGAAGAGTATTATCAAAAAATAATAAATTTAAACCCTAAGCGTGTAATTTTTAATCCAGGAACAGAGAATCCAGATTTCTATACCTTACTTGAAAAGAATAATATTGAAGTTGAGGTGGCTTGCACACTAGTTTTGTTGGCTACAAATCAATTTTAA
- the rpmB gene encoding 50S ribosomal protein L28, translating to MSKVCEITGKRAMFGNNVSFSINKTRRRFNVNLSKKRFYIEEEDRWVTLKVSARALKSINKKGISAVLKEAKANGLTK from the coding sequence ATGTCAAAAGTTTGCGAGATTACCGGAAAGAGAGCTATGTTTGGAAACAACGTTTCGTTTTCCATCAATAAAACAAGAAGAAGATTTAACGTAAATCTTTCTAAAAAGCGTTTCTATATTGAAGAAGAAGACCGTTGGGTTACTTTGAAGGTATCTGCGCGTGCATTAAAATCTATCAATAAGAAAGGTATAAGTGCAGTATTGAAAGAAGCTAAAGCAAATGGATTAACTAAGTAA
- a CDS encoding 3'-5' exonuclease, translating to MQLKLTRPICFFDLETTGINVAKDRVVEIAILKIHPNGNKESKTWLVNPEMVIPDEVIAVHGITNEKVANEPTFKELSKDIYNMIKDSDLGGFNSDRFDIPLLAEEMLRSEIDFDMKNRVAVDVQTIFHKMEKRTLGAAYKFYCDKDLIDAHSAAADTNATYEVLLSQLDRYPELENNMKMLAEFSSHKRTVDFAGFIILDEDEEEVFSFGKHKGKKVHDVLAKEPGYFSWILNADFPLYTKKILTQIKLSKLNNKLG from the coding sequence ATGCAATTAAAATTAACGCGTCCTATTTGTTTTTTCGATTTAGAGACAACAGGTATCAATGTAGCCAAAGATCGAGTTGTAGAAATAGCGATTCTTAAAATTCATCCTAACGGAAATAAAGAAAGTAAAACTTGGTTGGTAAATCCAGAAATGGTTATTCCTGATGAGGTAATTGCTGTTCATGGTATTACAAATGAAAAGGTTGCTAATGAGCCTACTTTTAAAGAGTTGTCTAAGGATATTTACAATATGATTAAGGATAGTGATTTAGGGGGGTTTAACTCTGATCGATTCGATATTCCATTATTGGCGGAAGAAATGTTGCGATCTGAGATAGATTTTGATATGAAAAATAGAGTTGCAGTAGATGTGCAAACCATCTTTCATAAAATGGAAAAGAGAACTCTTGGAGCTGCTTATAAGTTCTATTGTGATAAAGATTTGATAGATGCGCATAGTGCTGCGGCAGATACAAATGCTACCTATGAGGTTTTATTGTCGCAATTAGATCGTTATCCAGAATTAGAGAATAACATGAAAATGTTGGCAGAATTTTCGTCACATAAAAGAACAGTAGATTTTGCAGGGTTTATAATCCTCGATGAAGATGAAGAAGAAGTGTTTTCTTTTGGGAAGCATAAGGGTAAAAAGGTTCATGATGTATTGGCTAAAGAACCAGGGTACTTTAGTTGGATCTTAAATGCTGATTTTCCTTTGTATACTAAAAAGATATTAACTCAGATTAAGTTGAGTAAGTTGAATAATAAACTAGGCTAA
- a CDS encoding Hpt domain-containing protein, which translates to MIYSLDKINELADGDEDFIQSVVSAFLDEVPEDLEQLEVAINEKNYSNIYQLAHKIKPNVDLLGMEQTRAAALDIENMGKVGDENPALDQIFPILKKDIHQVISELKKDFAL; encoded by the coding sequence ATGATTTACAGTTTGGATAAAATTAATGAGTTAGCAGATGGTGATGAAGACTTTATTCAATCCGTTGTCTCTGCTTTTCTCGATGAGGTTCCTGAAGATTTAGAGCAGTTGGAGGTTGCTATAAATGAGAAGAACTATTCTAATATATATCAATTAGCACACAAAATTAAGCCTAATGTAGATTTGTTAGGAATGGAGCAGACTCGTGCAGCAGCTTTAGATATAGAGAATATGGGTAAAGTTGGGGATGAAAACCCAGCGTTAGATCAAATATTTCCTATTCTAAAAAAAGACATCCATCAAGTAATATCGGAACTTAAAAAAGACTTTGCTCTTTAA
- a CDS encoding fumarylacetoacetate hydrolase family protein, producing MKIICIGRNYAAHIAELQNEKPKDPVVFIKPDSSVLPKEQDFYIPEFSNDIHYEVEVLVKIKKVGKHISEKFASNYYDEIGLGIDFTARDVQQVLKEKGLPWEKAKGFDGAAVIGAWVAKEKFENIDNLGFQLLKNDEIVQDGNTNLMLWKIDELIAYVSTFFTLKKGDVIFTGTPAGVGSVKTNDYLSGRLEGVEMFNVNIK from the coding sequence ATGAAAATTATTTGTATCGGAAGGAATTACGCGGCGCATATTGCTGAATTGCAAAATGAAAAACCCAAAGATCCTGTGGTTTTTATTAAGCCAGATTCTTCCGTTTTACCTAAGGAACAAGATTTCTATATCCCAGAATTCTCTAATGATATTCATTATGAGGTAGAAGTTTTGGTTAAGATAAAAAAAGTTGGAAAGCATATTTCAGAAAAATTTGCATCTAATTATTATGATGAAATAGGCTTGGGAATAGATTTTACGGCAAGAGATGTGCAACAAGTGCTAAAAGAGAAAGGTTTGCCTTGGGAGAAAGCAAAGGGGTTTGATGGAGCAGCTGTAATTGGAGCTTGGGTGGCTAAAGAAAAGTTTGAAAATATTGATAATTTAGGTTTTCAATTATTGAAGAATGATGAAATAGTTCAAGATGGAAATACCAACTTGATGCTCTGGAAGATAGATGAGTTAATTGCATATGTGAGTACATTTTTTACTTTAAAAAAGGGAGATGTAATTTTCACAGGTACTCCGGCAGGTGTTGGAAGTGTTAAAACTAATGACTACCTTTCAGGTAGGTTAGAAGGTGTAGAAATGTTTAATGTAAATATTAAATAA
- a CDS encoding dihydrolipoamide acetyltransferase family protein: MSKFELKLPQMGESVAEATLTTWLKEVGDTIEMDEAVFEIATDKVDSEVPSEVEGVLVEKLFNIDDVISVGQTVAIIEIQGDAPEAVDLQDSKPVAAAKEEATSIEQEMDVVKEGVSASVSDYSGTDRFYSPLVKNIAKEEGVSVAELDEVAGTGKDGRVTKNDILDYVASRTSGNSMNTDREVTPVPNSAPAKNMVAANEVSSNPKTTNGDEVIPMSRMGKLIAQYMRESISTSAHVQSFIEVDVTNVVNWRNKNKISFEKREGEKLTFTPIFMEAVAFALKKYPMMNISLDGDVVVKKKNINIGMAAALPDGNLIVPVIKNADQLNLVGMAKAVNDLAARSRNNKLKPDEIKDGTYTVTNVGTFGSVFGTPIINQPQVGILALGAIRKVPSVIETPEGDFIGIRSKMFLSHSYDHRVVNGALGGMFVKAVADFLEAWDVNREV, from the coding sequence ATGTCAAAGTTTGAATTAAAATTACCCCAAATGGGCGAGAGTGTTGCAGAGGCAACACTAACCACTTGGTTAAAGGAAGTGGGTGATACTATTGAAATGGATGAAGCGGTTTTTGAAATTGCTACAGATAAAGTAGATTCCGAAGTGCCTAGTGAAGTGGAAGGTGTTTTGGTAGAGAAGCTTTTTAACATCGATGATGTAATATCGGTTGGACAAACAGTTGCAATAATTGAAATTCAAGGGGATGCACCTGAAGCTGTTGATCTTCAGGATAGTAAGCCAGTTGCTGCAGCGAAAGAAGAAGCGACTTCCATTGAACAAGAAATGGATGTTGTTAAAGAAGGTGTTAGTGCATCTGTATCAGATTATAGTGGTACAGATCGGTTCTATTCTCCTTTGGTGAAAAATATAGCGAAAGAAGAAGGTGTTTCTGTAGCGGAGTTAGATGAAGTAGCAGGAACCGGTAAAGATGGTAGAGTTACTAAAAACGATATTCTGGATTATGTAGCAAGTCGTACATCAGGAAATTCTATGAATACGGATCGTGAAGTAACACCTGTGCCAAATTCTGCACCTGCTAAGAATATGGTTGCTGCTAATGAAGTTTCTTCAAACCCAAAAACGACGAATGGTGATGAGGTAATTCCTATGAGTAGAATGGGGAAACTTATCGCTCAGTATATGCGCGAAAGTATTTCTACATCGGCACACGTGCAAAGTTTTATTGAAGTAGATGTTACCAATGTTGTTAATTGGAGAAATAAAAATAAAATTAGCTTCGAGAAAAGAGAGGGAGAGAAACTAACGTTTACTCCTATTTTTATGGAAGCAGTAGCTTTTGCGCTAAAGAAATATCCAATGATGAATATATCTTTGGATGGTGATGTAGTAGTTAAAAAGAAAAATATTAATATAGGGATGGCGGCAGCTTTGCCTGATGGAAATCTAATTGTGCCTGTAATTAAAAATGCAGATCAATTAAATCTAGTCGGTATGGCTAAGGCGGTTAATGATTTGGCAGCTAGAAGTAGGAATAATAAATTGAAGCCAGACGAAATAAAAGATGGTACGTACACCGTAACAAACGTAGGTACTTTCGGAAGTGTTTTTGGTACACCTATTATCAATCAGCCACAAGTAGGAATTCTTGCATTAGGAGCAATACGAAAAGTGCCTTCTGTGATAGAAACTCCTGAAGGAGATTTTATAGGTATTAGAAGTAAAATGTTTTTATCTCACAGTTATGATCATAGGGTTGTAAATGGGGCGCTAGGAGGTATGTTTGTGAAAGCAGTAGCAGATTTCTTAGAAGCTTGGGATGTGAACAGAGAAGTTTAA